In one Halichondria panicea chromosome 4, odHalPani1.1, whole genome shotgun sequence genomic region, the following are encoded:
- the LOC135335529 gene encoding histone-arginine methyltransferase CARMER-like: protein MAEEESTGSVIKEVLEAVSGGRRDLKIAGVQLKIVGEDLSVSEEFKQPLELSFSCQGPACVICFHDGARRVFEATVREVGNAYQAGSTTVLLRVSQGSAIVTTLTQNDTTQLLNHLQSHVAGGEKRLGKQSVFTLRTEEASSKQYFQFYGYLSQQQNMMQDYIRTSTYQSAMLQNVVDFKDKVVLDVGAGTGILSFFAIQAGARKVYAVEASSMAVHCAKLVSANGLSDKVTVIAGKVEEVDIPEQIDMIISEPMGYMLYNERMIESYLHAKKWLKPDGNMFPSKGVLYLAPFTDEALYIEQYNKATFWTQTSFHGVNLTSLSSTALEEYFRQPVLDMFDVRMVMAKPVAHTTDFLTTNETDLHKISIPLTFTLWSTGIMHGLAFWFDVAFCGSQETVWLSTGPTHPLTHWYQIRCLLPRPVLVNSGQVINGNITLTANQRQSYDVEIVLKVVGTDIQLSSSYDLKNPSFRYMGAPGMVPGTQHTNPTEAYFENLIPQQSGGHNSANPQSMVGGATKTDNPNLVNGGSMLQQTSPMDPILPYQQIPMPVPPHVVPMSQTFTSAASGSSNVVGSPNQLMYAMTSSNGGGVMYKYQQLHPVSQPATSSGMYPSPQYTVPNYTQQQMNNYSPS from the exons ATGGCGGAGGAAGAAAGCACTGGTAGCGTCATCAAGGAGGTACTAGAAGCTGTCAGCGGTGGCCGCCGAGACCTCAAGATAGCGGGTGTCCAGTTGAAGATAGTGGGAGAAGATCTGAGCGTGTCTGAAGAATTCAAACAGCCACTGGAGTTGAGCTTTTCCTGTCAGGGCCCAGCCTGTGTCATCTGCTTCCATGACG GTGCTAGGAGAGTGTTTGAAGCCACAGTGCGTGAGGTGGGCAATGCATACCAGGCAGGCTCCACCACAGTGCTGCTGAGGGTGTCTCAGGGCTCAGCCATTGTCACTACACTAACACAGAATG acacGACCCAGCTACTGAACCACCTCCAGTCTCATGTTGCCGGGGGTGAGAAAAGACTGGGCAAACAGTCAGTGTTCACCCTGAGGACAGAAGAGGCTTCCTCCAAACAGTACTTCCAGTTCTATGGCTACCTCTCACAGCAGCAGAACATGATGCAG GACTACATTCGCACGTCTACCTACCAAAGTGCCATGCTTCAAAATGTAGTGGACTTTAAGGACAAGGTGGTCTTGGATGTTGGAGCTGGTACAG GTATCTTGTCGTTCTTTGCGATCCAAGCAGGTGCTCGGAAAGTGTATGCAGTTGAGGCGAGCAGCATGGCGGTGCATTGTGCTAAGCTGGTCAGCGCTAATGGGCTCTCTGATAAAGTCACAGTCATTGCGGGCAAGGTTGaagag GTTGACATTCCTGAGCAGATTGACATGATAATATCTGAGCCGATGGGCTACATGCTCTACAACGAGCGTATGATTGAGAGTTACCTGCATGCCAAGAAATGGCTGAAACCAGACGGGAACATGTTTCCCTCTAAAGGTGTTCTGTACCTGGCACCATTCACTGACGAGGCGCTCTATATAGAGCAGTACAACAAGGCAACCTTCTG GACTCAGACTAGTTTCCATGGCGTCAACCTTACGTCCCTCTCCTCCACAGCTCTGGAGGAATACTTCAGACAACCAGTTCTG GATATGTTTGATGTGCGCATGGTGATGGCCAAGCCTGTGGCTCACACTACTGACTTCCTGACAACCAACGAAACTGATCTGCACAA AATCTCCATCCCTCTGACCTTTACCCTCTGGTCCACTGGCATAATGCACGGGCTAGCATTCTGGTTTGATGTGGCGTTCTGTGGATCTCA ggAGACAGTATGGCTATCGACAGGccccacacaccccctcacacactggTACCAGATTCGCTGTCTCTTACCTCGGCCTGTACTGGTTAACTCGGGTCAGGTGATCAATGGCAACATCACTCTCACAGCCAATCAAAG GCAGAGCTATGATGTAGAGATTGTATTGAAAGTTGTTGGTACGGACATTCAACTCTCGAGTTCGTACGATCTCAAGAACCCCAGTTTCCGATACATGGGTGCCCCCGGTATGGTCCCAGGAACACAGCACACCAACCCCACCGAGGCTTACTTTGAGAATCTAATCCCCCAGCAGTCAGGGGGGCACAATTCAGCAAACCCCCAGTCTATGGTCGGAGGTGCTACGAAAACGGACAATCCAAATTTAGTCAACGGTGGCTCAATGCTGCAACAAACGTCGCCCATGGACCCGATATTGCCATATCAGCAAATTCCTATGCCAGTTCCGCCTCACGTTGTTCCAATGTCACAAACATTTACCTCAGCTGCGAGTGGCTCTAGTAATGTTGTAGGTTCCCCCAATCAGCTAATGTAcgctatgacatcatcaaATGGAGGCGGGGTTATGTACAAGTATCAGCAGTTGCATCCAGTCAGCCAACCAGCCACCTCCAGTGGTATGTACCCGTCTCCCCAGTACACCGTGCCCAACTACACCCAGCAGCAAATGAACAACTATAGCCCCTCTTAG
- the LOC135335533 gene encoding NAD kinase 2, mitochondrial-like, whose translation MNKLASLCASCRALLGSLVPVRHSTSGSFTPGKVLVVQKRSRLDYERRRGNLSDTELQSKLTEMGSDYQRLMEKHSIHHRSIDQVLTFLQSEGVPLRLRGRDGYSAEDVQWADTIFSLGGDGNFLYTASKVLTPEKLVIGLNTDPRSSEGYLCLPSSPRTSLKDTLEGIFRGRVPRAQRTRIRVCVGDKILPVRALNEVYMGETSLSQASSYELSSDDSAPERQKSSGVIIYTGTGSTSWAYNMNQLTTGQVTSLLSLAGDVGVATNTLHQQDIIERVTRQYNAGNVFRGWENKMAFVVREPIVRGLFAAVKTRGYAQILRLRSSSWHACLIVDGDFQFELPRGSESTCSLHCQDLLTTLDTTRTNDCFS comes from the exons ATGAACAAGTTAGCCTCGTTGTGTGCTTCGTGTAGAGCGCTACTTGGCAGTTTGGTGCCTGTAAGACACAGTACTAGCGGAAGCTTCACGCCTGGTAAGGTGCTGGTTGTCCAGAAGAGAAGCAGACTAGACTATGAGAGAAGGAGAGGGAACCTGTCTGACACAGAGCTCCAGTCCAAG CTCACTGAGATGGGGTCTGACTACCAGAGGCTGATGGAGAAGCACTCCATCCACCACCGGAGCATTGACCAAGTGCTCACATTCTTACA ATCAGAGGGTGTTCCCCTGCGGCTGCGTGGTAGGGACGGATACAGTGCCGAGGATGTGCAGTGGGCAGACACCATCTTCTCTCTGGGGGGAGACGGTAACTTCCTCTACACTGCCTCTAAAGTGCTCACACCTGAGAAGCTGGTCATTG GTCTGAACACAGACCCCCGCTCCTCTGAGGGGTACCTGTGCCTGCCCTCGTCCCCCCGCACCTCACTCAAGGACACACTGGAGGGGATATTCCGGGGACGTGTACCGAGGGCACAGCGGACCCGGAtcagggtgtgtgtgggtgataAGATCCTCCCAGTGAGGGCCCTCAATGAAGTGTACATGGGAGAGACCAGCCTATCGCA agcttCCTCGTACGAGCTCTCCTCTGATGACTCCGCCCCCGAGAGACAAAAGAGTTCCGGAGTTATTATCTACACAGGAACAGGGTCCACCTCATG GGCGTACAATATGAATCAGTTGACTACAGGTCAGGTGACTAGTCTACTCTCGCTGGCCGGggatgtgggtgtggccacaAACACTCTACACCAACAGGACATCATAGAGAGAG tcACCAGGCAATACAATGCTGGGAACGTGTTTCGAGGATGGGAGAATAAGATGGCGTTTGTCGTGAGGGAGCCGATAGTGAGAGGACTATTTGCAGCTGTGAAGACACGGGGATATGCTCAAAT ATTAAGACTTCGGTCCAGCAGCTGGCATGCTTGTCTGATAGTGGACGGTGACTTCCAGTTTGAGTTGCCTCGAGGCAGTGAGTCCACCTGCTCCCTGCACTGTCAAGACCTACTCACAACACTAGACACCACAAGAACCAATGACTGCTTCTCCTAG
- the LOC135335534 gene encoding zinc transporter 7-like isoform X2 produces MSTHSHSHGSTATLLPQHTQDVSVSFDNYSGSEVKPSISLSGTVKKWARAILSEPATRNLFFFLLINLSFAFVELLYGMWTNSLGLISDSFHMFFDCTALLAGLVATVVANWAPNERFSFGYVRAEVIAGFVNALFLLFIGFFIFAEAIERAFEPPEVSHDRLMVISVGGFIVNLVGIFVFQHGGGGGHGHSHGDGHGHSHGSGRTQIMQGIFLHILADTLGSVGVIISSLLIQSFGWMMADPICSMFIAALIIVSVYPLLTESTGVLMQRTPSSLEHVLQEAVRKVYEQEGVVQVHSPHFWTLCSGEYMGSLRLEIVSNTDSAKLVANSRGIFKGAGLTDVVIETTAID; encoded by the exons ATGagcacacacagtcacagtcACGGCTCTACAGCCACTCTCCTCCCTCAACATACACAAGACGTTTCAGTAAGTTTTGACAATTATTCAGGCAGTGAGGTCAAACCAAGCATCAGTCTCTCGGGCACAGTCAAGAAATGGGCCAG AGCCATTCTCTCAGAGCCGGCCACCAGAAATCTCTTCTTCTTTCTCTTAATCAATCTCTCGTTTGCGTTTGTGGAGCTGCTGTATGGAATGTGGACCAACAGCCTCGGCCTCATCTCTGACTCATTCCACATGTTCTTTGATTGCACAGCTCTACTAGCCGGACTGGTTGCTACCGTGGTGGCCAACTGGGCGCCCAATGAGAGGTTCTCCTTCGG GTATGTGAGGGCTGAGGTGATCGCTGGGTTCGTCAATGCACTGTTTCTACTCTTCATTGGTTTCTTCATATTTGCTGAAGCTATCGAG AGAGCATTTGAACCCCCTGAAGTGTCTCACGATCGTCTGATGGTCATTTCCGTGGGAGGGTTCATTGTCAACCTCGTGGGAATATTCGTCTTCCAGCacggaggaggaggag GACATGGTCACTCTCATGGCGATGGTCACGGCCACTCACACGGATCAGGGAGGACACAAATCATGCAAG ggattTTCCTGCACATCTTAGCGGACACTCTGGGCAGTGTAGGAGTGATCATCTCCTCTCTCCTTATCCAGTCCTTTGGTTGGATGATGGCTGACCCCATCTGCTCCATGTTTATTGCAGCCCTCATCATTGTCAG tgtgtACCCCCTGCTGACAGAGTCCACGGGGGTCCTCATGCAGCGTACACCATCCTCACTGGAGCATGTCCTACAGGAGGCTGTCAGAAAA gtgtacgagcaggagggggtggtccagGTCCACAGCCCACACTTTTGGACACTGTGTTCGGGCGAGTACATGGGATCACTCAGATTGGAGATTGTCTCGAATACTGACTCAGCAAAACTTGTAGCCAATTCACGAGGAATCTTCAAAGGAGCAGGACTAACGGATGTTGTCATAGAAACTACGGCAATAGACTGA
- the LOC135335534 gene encoding zinc transporter 7-like isoform X1, with amino-acid sequence MSTHSHSHGSTATLLPQHTQDVSVSFDNYSGSEVKPSISLSGTVKKWARAILSEPATRNLFFFLLINLSFAFVELLYGMWTNSLGLISDSFHMFFDCTALLAGLVATVVANWAPNERFSFGYVRAEVIAGFVNALFLLFIGFFIFAEAIERAFEPPEVSHDRLMVISVGGFIVNLVGIFVFQHGGGGGGHGHSHGDGHGHSHGSGRTQIMQGIFLHILADTLGSVGVIISSLLIQSFGWMMADPICSMFIAALIIVSVYPLLTESTGVLMQRTPSSLEHVLQEAVRKVYEQEGVVQVHSPHFWTLCSGEYMGSLRLEIVSNTDSAKLVANSRGIFKGAGLTDVVIETTAID; translated from the exons ATGagcacacacagtcacagtcACGGCTCTACAGCCACTCTCCTCCCTCAACATACACAAGACGTTTCAGTAAGTTTTGACAATTATTCAGGCAGTGAGGTCAAACCAAGCATCAGTCTCTCGGGCACAGTCAAGAAATGGGCCAG AGCCATTCTCTCAGAGCCGGCCACCAGAAATCTCTTCTTCTTTCTCTTAATCAATCTCTCGTTTGCGTTTGTGGAGCTGCTGTATGGAATGTGGACCAACAGCCTCGGCCTCATCTCTGACTCATTCCACATGTTCTTTGATTGCACAGCTCTACTAGCCGGACTGGTTGCTACCGTGGTGGCCAACTGGGCGCCCAATGAGAGGTTCTCCTTCGG GTATGTGAGGGCTGAGGTGATCGCTGGGTTCGTCAATGCACTGTTTCTACTCTTCATTGGTTTCTTCATATTTGCTGAAGCTATCGAG AGAGCATTTGAACCCCCTGAAGTGTCTCACGATCGTCTGATGGTCATTTCCGTGGGAGGGTTCATTGTCAACCTCGTGGGAATATTCGTCTTCCAGCacggaggaggaggaggtg GACATGGTCACTCTCATGGCGATGGTCACGGCCACTCACACGGATCAGGGAGGACACAAATCATGCAAG ggattTTCCTGCACATCTTAGCGGACACTCTGGGCAGTGTAGGAGTGATCATCTCCTCTCTCCTTATCCAGTCCTTTGGTTGGATGATGGCTGACCCCATCTGCTCCATGTTTATTGCAGCCCTCATCATTGTCAG tgtgtACCCCCTGCTGACAGAGTCCACGGGGGTCCTCATGCAGCGTACACCATCCTCACTGGAGCATGTCCTACAGGAGGCTGTCAGAAAA gtgtacgagcaggagggggtggtccagGTCCACAGCCCACACTTTTGGACACTGTGTTCGGGCGAGTACATGGGATCACTCAGATTGGAGATTGTCTCGAATACTGACTCAGCAAAACTTGTAGCCAATTCACGAGGAATCTTCAAAGGAGCAGGACTAACGGATGTTGTCATAGAAACTACGGCAATAGACTGA
- the LOC135335532 gene encoding protein FAM98A-like: MAANGTDAAQPTVDEVLLDGVYDNLETIGYTGPLLNDDTLSTAIQQGLSSTLYKELVLQLCASLQQLCSLECRVSSPQVPEDLEAFQLELRSLLREMDCHHKSLMESVDVLGDYHKRLLLVDYLLSELMAARLVGQDEDMDTGQSGSIPASLSAILRVYEIKQPPANVTVKQIFDKIIGSTREAVSKAPPAHLLPSLLGQSLSAEQWDTLDKINISLTSEYEVRRKMLLTRCDVTVQSFRWSDRIKGKEEEFSRVYQSHRQQLSGSAPVSLSRVLAAKPDLLTVEKTNSAAVRENTQCSVNKVLIGKVPDRGGRPRETRPPPQMPAFKTRTTDSQDQRKGGGARGRGGSKGRVQGSWSQGKKGGAKGGSWQQDKGSHGNQQQGGGKQKQYFS, from the exons ATGGCTGCTAATGGAACAGATGCTGCACAGCCTACAGTTGATGAGGTGCTGCTGGATGGAGTCTACGATAACTTGGAGACTATAGG ctacacaGGTCCCCTGCTGAATGACGACACCCTATCCACTGCAATCCAGCAAGGCCTGTCCTCTACTCTCTACAAGGAGCTGGTCTTACAACTGTGCGCCTCCTTACAGCAACTCTGCTCCCTGGAATGCCGAGTCAGCAGTCCACAGGTACCAGAGGACCTAGAAGCATTTCAGCTTGAGTTGAGATCTTTGCTACGGGAGATGGATTGTCATCACAAGAGTTTGATGGAGAGTGTAGATGTTCTGGGGGACTACCATAAGAGATTATTACTAGTGGATTACCTTCTCTCTGAGTTGATGGCTGCAAGGCTGGTGGGACAGGATGAGGACATGGATACTGGGCAAAGT GGCAGTATTCCGGCTAGTTTGTCTGCTATTCTGAGAGTTTATGAGATCAAGCAACCTCCTGCTAATGTCACTGTGAAGCAGATCTTTGATAAAATAATAGGCTCG actcgTGAAGCCGTTAGCAAGGCCCCTCCCGCCCACCTCCTCCCTAGTCTATTGGGCCAGTCCCTCAGCGCAGAGCAGTGGGACACTCTGGACAAGATCAACATCAGCCTCACTAGCGAGTACGAGGTACGACGCAAGATGTTACTAACAcgttgtgatgtcacagtGCAGTCGTTCAGATGGTCTGACAGGATCAAG GGCAAAGAGGAGGAGTTCAGCCGTGTGTACCAGTCCCACAGACAGCAGCTCAGTGGGTCTGCTCCAGTGTCTCTATCTCGAGTACTAGCGGCCAAACCCGACCTACTCACAGTGGAGAAGACCAACAGTGCGGCCGTGAGGGAGAATACTCAGTGCTCTGTCAACAAGGTTCTCATTGGAAAG GTTCCTGATCGAGGGGGGCGTCCCCGAGAGACACGCCCACCTCCACAGATGCCTGCATTCAAAACACGTACAACCGACTCGCAAGACCAAAGAAAAGGGGGCGGGGCTCGTGGAAGAGGAGGTAGCAAAGGACGAGTGCAAGGAA GTTGGTCTCAAGGAAAGAAGGGCGGGGCCAAAGGTGGCAGCTGGCAACAAGACAAAGGTTCCCATGGCAACCAACAACAAGGCGGAGGGAAGCAAAAACAGTACTTTTCTTAG